One segment of Niabella beijingensis DNA contains the following:
- a CDS encoding FecR family protein, translated as MKKTEKYRQYVLGDFLDDNYFQDWIRKPDEEKNAFWEKWLQDNPDKKKEIGLAREILLNIDFKISRPDPLKVETSLNQALATIEGLEQKPARSRGLLIMARRWRVAAVLIPLLMITSLFFWWLKTPELRAIKTGYGKISRLVLPDSSVVVLNANSSVKYEKKWNRDAPRELWLNGEAFFDVKHLDSDHKIENHERFIVHTENTVVEVLGTSFDIRERRGRTEIALQKGAIHVLFSKAGRQPVIMKPGDILLVDSANVIHRTSNIEHALNASSWKEKKLVLSDPTLSEIFKYLEDTYGKSFILEDPDLARKRLNGPILIDSLDDALFVMSTALNISFTNEGDSIRVNFK; from the coding sequence ATGAAGAAAACGGAAAAATACAGGCAATATGTGCTCGGGGATTTTTTAGACGATAATTATTTCCAGGATTGGATACGGAAGCCGGATGAAGAAAAGAATGCTTTTTGGGAAAAATGGCTGCAGGACAACCCGGATAAAAAAAAGGAGATCGGCTTAGCGAGGGAAATCTTATTGAATATTGATTTTAAGATCAGCCGGCCGGATCCGTTAAAGGTTGAGACCTCCCTGAACCAGGCATTGGCCACTATTGAGGGATTGGAACAAAAACCCGCCCGCTCACGCGGCCTTCTGATAATGGCCAGACGCTGGAGGGTAGCTGCTGTTTTAATTCCGTTGCTGATGATCACCTCCTTGTTTTTTTGGTGGCTGAAAACACCGGAACTGCGTGCCATTAAAACCGGGTATGGAAAAATTTCACGGCTGGTGTTGCCGGACAGTTCCGTTGTGGTATTAAATGCCAATTCATCCGTGAAGTATGAAAAAAAATGGAACAGGGATGCACCAAGGGAGCTATGGTTGAACGGGGAAGCTTTTTTTGATGTCAAACATCTTGACAGCGATCATAAAATAGAAAATCACGAGCGGTTTATTGTTCATACGGAAAACACGGTTGTGGAGGTATTGGGTACGTCATTTGATATCCGGGAAAGGAGGGGGAGAACAGAGATCGCTTTACAAAAAGGTGCCATCCACGTGCTCTTTTCAAAAGCCGGAAGACAACCGGTAATTATGAAGCCGGGAGATATATTGCTGGTAGATTCGGCAAATGTGATCCATCGCACTTCAAATATTGAACATGCGCTGAATGCATCTTCCTGGAAGGAAAAAAAACTGGTGCTTTCCGATCCGACCCTGTCGGAAATTTTTAAGTACCTGGAAGATACTTACGGCAAGTCATTTATCCTGGAAGATCCGGACCTGGCCCGGAAAAGACTGAATGGCCCCATATTAATAGATTCACTGGATGACGCACTTTTTGTGATGTCAACTGCTTTAAATATATCATTCACTAACGAGGGTGATAGCATAAGAGTAAACTTCAAATAG
- a CDS encoding SusC/RagA family TonB-linked outer membrane protein, giving the protein MLKKRLLLIASLCLLGCMFYCPAVMAQAGGKKVSIEEALNQVKKRFGTQFVYDPDLLKGKTTSYPLDQLKSRDVEDVLKGILYPSNLVFLYVKKNYYTIVPKERLGAIPAEKPAAVERERDVAPAMESRTVSGVVLSDAGSPVAGASITARNTGKGTATDSKGAFTIGVSGRNDVLTISNVGFKTQEIPVGSQATVKVSLSEETAQLDEVVVIGYGTAKRKDFTGAVTSVKVEDGPVGMLPNSSPLDVLKGNVSGLNIGVANAAGSQPSMLIRGQNSINGDTNPLIVLDGVIFLGSLNDINPNDIASVDVLKDAVSASVYGSRSANGVIAITTKKGKKGKPSINLNASYGIQSWQNRPVMMNGAQWIQSVNDRNNYTPGSTNWMKTGELENYNNGREINWLDAITRTGSFENYQAAVSGASENVNYYLSSSYNNNKGIVTGDRYDRISVLSKINARVTKWLELGLDGAYNVLDYSGVSANVLSAEQMSPYGVMYRNDEGQLEKYPYTQSAVNPLWGVGDGTTDNLDRRHNFRLNTYAVVSVPWVKGLSYRLNYSANLDKNQSGAFYHENYYIAEGEGIERYSTAAVNGFLSKANGNLRNMTNFNYVIDNILNYKNRFGQHSIDLTAVATRDFTRNDSANIIGSDFAANGNSLLGIWGLSNATVQQNVMNVTQRANIGYLARLNYEYAGKYMLNASFRRDGASVFGSNTKWGDFGAVGLAWRISGEDFMKNISLFNDLKLKLSWGQNGNQGISPYGTLAKVVNGLAGGYRYEFSNTGGNIFYGLAQSTLGNNDLGWETTAAWNFGIEAALLDRRILFDLNLYTSKTTDQLFVREIPIMTGFKSINASMGEVANKGLELSVTSLNIQRKDFNWSTTVNYWINRNKLVHLYGTDGNGDGKEDDDIANSLFIGRSLGAIYGYEQIGIVQEADKDYIALNGAAPGDPKYNDIDGVPGISVNDRKILGYTKENFRMSISNTVSYKNFELYALVSGIFGGNDFYVNRNTGAYLSRSNRFNDNSIYVPYWTPENPGNVYPSATYSADSRFLGLQSRSFVRLQDVVLSYTFRQPWMERLRVSNLRLFFSGKNLVTFTRWDGGDPELGNTVRDNIIPVPTTYSVGFSARF; this is encoded by the coding sequence ATGTTAAAAAAACGCTTGTTGCTTATTGCATCCCTATGCCTGTTGGGGTGTATGTTCTACTGTCCGGCTGTAATGGCACAGGCCGGAGGCAAAAAAGTTTCCATTGAGGAGGCCTTAAATCAGGTAAAAAAAAGGTTTGGTACGCAATTCGTGTATGATCCTGATCTGTTAAAAGGTAAGACGACCAGCTATCCCCTGGATCAGTTAAAATCAAGGGATGTAGAAGATGTACTGAAAGGAATATTGTACCCCAGTAACCTGGTTTTTCTGTATGTAAAAAAGAATTATTATACCATTGTGCCAAAAGAGCGGCTCGGTGCGATTCCCGCTGAAAAACCGGCTGCTGTAGAACGGGAACGGGATGTGGCGCCCGCCATGGAGTCGAGGACGGTTTCTGGGGTCGTGCTATCCGATGCGGGCAGCCCTGTTGCCGGAGCCAGTATTACAGCCCGGAACACAGGGAAGGGAACTGCCACTGATTCAAAAGGGGCATTCACCATTGGTGTAAGCGGCCGGAATGATGTACTGACCATCTCCAATGTCGGATTCAAAACACAGGAGATACCCGTTGGCAGTCAGGCTACGGTAAAAGTGAGTTTGTCTGAGGAAACCGCACAACTGGATGAGGTGGTCGTGATCGGATATGGTACCGCAAAGCGTAAAGATTTTACGGGCGCTGTTACCTCCGTAAAAGTAGAGGATGGGCCGGTAGGCATGCTGCCCAACTCAAGCCCCCTGGATGTGTTGAAGGGCAATGTTTCGGGTTTAAACATAGGAGTGGCAAACGCTGCAGGCAGCCAGCCCTCGATGCTTATAAGAGGACAGAACTCTATAAACGGAGATACCAACCCGCTGATCGTGCTGGATGGGGTTATTTTCCTGGGCAGTCTCAATGATATCAACCCCAATGATATCGCCTCTGTGGATGTGCTGAAGGATGCGGTTTCTGCCTCCGTATATGGATCAAGATCGGCGAACGGGGTGATTGCGATTACCACCAAAAAAGGTAAAAAGGGCAAGCCCTCTATTAACCTGAATGCATCCTACGGTATACAGAGCTGGCAGAACAGACCGGTAATGATGAATGGAGCGCAATGGATTCAATCTGTAAACGACCGGAATAACTATACTCCGGGTTCTACAAACTGGATGAAGACCGGAGAGCTGGAAAATTACAATAACGGCAGGGAAATCAACTGGCTGGATGCGATTACCCGCACCGGTAGTTTTGAGAACTACCAGGCGGCTGTTTCAGGGGCTTCTGAAAACGTAAATTACTACCTGTCTTCTTCCTATAACAATAATAAAGGTATTGTAACAGGCGACCGGTACGATCGTATTTCTGTTTTAAGTAAGATAAATGCCAGGGTTACCAAATGGCTGGAACTGGGACTTGACGGGGCTTACAACGTACTGGACTATTCGGGCGTATCGGCAAATGTACTTTCTGCAGAACAGATGTCGCCTTATGGCGTTATGTACCGGAACGATGAGGGCCAGCTGGAAAAGTATCCGTATACCCAATCGGCAGTAAACCCTTTATGGGGTGTAGGGGATGGTACAACCGACAATCTGGACCGAAGGCATAATTTCAGGTTAAACACCTATGCCGTGGTTTCAGTACCCTGGGTAAAAGGATTAAGCTACCGGTTAAATTATTCGGCGAACCTGGATAAGAATCAATCCGGGGCTTTTTATCACGAGAATTATTATATAGCGGAAGGAGAAGGAATTGAACGATACAGCACCGCTGCAGTTAACGGCTTTCTTTCCAAGGCCAATGGCAACCTGCGGAACATGACCAACTTTAACTACGTTATTGACAATATCCTGAATTATAAGAACCGGTTTGGCCAGCACAGCATCGACCTGACAGCAGTGGCCACAAGAGACTTTACAAGGAATGACAGTGCCAACATCATCGGCTCCGATTTTGCCGCGAACGGCAACTCGTTATTGGGCATCTGGGGCTTGTCGAACGCAACAGTGCAACAAAACGTAATGAACGTAACACAAAGGGCTAATATCGGCTATCTCGCCCGCCTCAACTATGAATATGCCGGTAAATATATGCTGAATGCTTCTTTCAGGAGAGATGGGGCTTCGGTTTTCGGGTCGAATACAAAATGGGGGGATTTTGGTGCCGTAGGCCTTGCCTGGCGCATTTCGGGCGAAGATTTTATGAAAAATATTTCGCTGTTCAATGATCTTAAGTTAAAACTTTCCTGGGGACAAAACGGGAACCAGGGCATCAGCCCTTACGGAACCCTGGCCAAGGTGGTCAATGGTCTTGCCGGCGGTTACCGGTATGAATTTTCCAATACGGGAGGCAATATTTTTTATGGCCTGGCTCAATCCACATTGGGTAATAACGACCTGGGCTGGGAAACAACGGCTGCCTGGAATTTTGGCATTGAGGCTGCGTTGCTGGACAGAAGAATACTTTTTGACCTGAACCTGTACACCTCGAAAACAACAGATCAGTTGTTTGTCCGGGAAATTCCCATCATGACCGGTTTTAAATCCATTAATGCGTCGATGGGCGAAGTGGCGAATAAAGGACTGGAACTATCTGTTACAAGTTTAAATATCCAAAGAAAAGATTTTAACTGGTCCACTACGGTAAACTACTGGATCAACCGGAATAAACTGGTGCATCTTTATGGTACGGATGGAAACGGAGATGGAAAGGAAGATGATGATATCGCCAACAGTCTTTTTATCGGCAGATCCCTGGGTGCCATTTATGGCTACGAGCAAATCGGGATTGTGCAGGAAGCCGATAAGGATTATATAGCATTGAATGGTGCTGCCCCCGGCGATCCTAAGTACAATGACATCGACGGTGTTCCCGGAATATCTGTGAATGACCGGAAAATTCTGGGCTACACCAAAGAAAACTTCAGAATGAGCATCAGCAATACGGTGTCCTACAAAAACTTTGAACTGTATGCCCTGGTTTCCGGTATATTCGGCGGAAACGATTTTTATGTTAACCGCAATACGGGGGCTTACCTGTCACGATCCAACCGGTTTAATGATAATTCCATATATGTTCCTTACTGGACACCGGAAAACCCGGGCAATGTCTATCCTTCGGCCACCTATTCCGCCGATTCAAGATTTTTGGGGCTGCAGTCAAGGAGCTTCGTCCGGTTGCAGGATGTAGTGCTTTCCTATACATTCCGGCAGCCCTGGATGGAACGCCTGCGTGTATCCAATTTACGGCTGTTCTTCTCCGGAAAAAACCTGGTAACGTTCACCCGCTGGGACGGTGGTGATCCGGAACTGGGGAACACAGTAAGAGATAATATCATCCCCGTGCCTACCACTTATTCAGTTGGATTCTCTGCAAGATTTTAA
- a CDS encoding RagB/SusD family nutrient uptake outer membrane protein, which yields MKQFLHILTGLFICFLVHSCKSDKDFLTEKPETFYTVDNAFSTSAQVDQVLIGIYSNIREAWTNPGEQAWMFIFKGNGTDEFDVPSIRRGGTFNNYANINPDNASFYDIYSFWYDLISKANLAIYAANLPQIKWNSDEEKKYALAQARFFRAFAYRNLGEEFGGVPIVTEVSTTPKYNFTRSTRIETYDFAITEMEAVLNDLPATTVAGGRLVKGAAQHNLCELYLAKGIELEATSKTGEAQDAYTKSIQYGNDVIDGGVYSLMQDRFGKRASEATISIPVYKGGLYSTASIVDTVQQTTNVFWDLFQEGNVNYQEGNKECIWAAQVDYAAYRTGDGESKLPYSRTYGPVFRDGSSGNLTGTNEDVGGRGISQMMPTFYAREEIFSSKWGNDMRNSDAAFRRRFKSNVVASSYYRKEVPWSVLYNGSSDNTTNINNRSLCYPISCKIATDKYTGIPDGENMSNLFRDEYIIRLPETILLRAEAKQRSGDKAGAASDINLLRTRAQCSYKVTAGDMDDNFNLILDERARELIYEECRWNTLLRMGKAIAVERIKKYAYWPEAQATLTFNFNLWPIPQKVIETNKDAVIAQNPDWVNK from the coding sequence ATGAAACAGTTCTTACATATTTTAACAGGATTATTTATTTGTTTTTTAGTGCACTCCTGCAAGTCGGATAAGGATTTTCTTACAGAGAAACCCGAGACCTTCTATACGGTGGATAATGCCTTTTCAACTTCAGCACAGGTGGATCAGGTGCTCATCGGTATTTACTCAAATATCCGGGAGGCCTGGACCAACCCCGGTGAGCAGGCCTGGATGTTCATTTTTAAAGGCAACGGAACGGACGAATTTGATGTGCCCAGTATCAGAAGAGGCGGTACCTTTAACAACTATGCCAATATCAACCCGGACAATGCCAGCTTTTATGATATATACAGTTTTTGGTATGATCTGATCAGTAAAGCCAATTTGGCCATTTATGCGGCCAATCTGCCACAGATAAAGTGGAACTCCGATGAGGAAAAAAAATATGCCCTGGCACAGGCGCGCTTCTTCAGGGCATTTGCCTACAGGAACCTGGGTGAAGAATTTGGCGGTGTGCCGATTGTTACTGAGGTTTCGACCACGCCCAAATACAATTTCACCCGCTCCACCCGGATTGAGACTTACGATTTTGCAATTACAGAAATGGAAGCGGTATTAAATGATTTACCTGCTACCACAGTGGCCGGGGGACGTTTGGTGAAGGGGGCGGCGCAGCATAATCTTTGTGAACTTTATCTTGCAAAAGGTATCGAACTGGAAGCAACATCAAAGACAGGAGAAGCGCAGGACGCCTACACCAAATCCATTCAGTATGGAAATGATGTAATCGACGGAGGCGTTTATTCATTAATGCAGGACCGGTTCGGGAAACGGGCGAGTGAAGCAACCATCAGCATCCCGGTATATAAAGGAGGACTTTACAGTACCGCAAGCATTGTAGACACGGTTCAGCAGACGACCAATGTTTTCTGGGACCTGTTCCAGGAAGGAAATGTCAATTACCAGGAGGGTAATAAAGAATGTATCTGGGCCGCCCAGGTCGATTATGCCGCTTATCGAACGGGAGACGGGGAATCGAAACTGCCGTATTCCAGAACCTATGGGCCCGTATTCAGGGATGGTTCTTCCGGTAATTTAACCGGAACCAATGAGGATGTAGGCGGTCGCGGCATTTCACAAATGATGCCCACATTTTATGCAAGGGAAGAAATATTCAGTTCCAAATGGGGCAACGACATGCGCAACAGCGATGCGGCGTTCCGCCGCAGGTTTAAAAGCAATGTGGTGGCTTCCTCCTATTACAGGAAAGAGGTGCCCTGGAGTGTTTTATACAATGGCAGTTCAGATAATACAACCAATATAAATAACAGAAGCCTCTGCTATCCCATTTCCTGTAAAATTGCTACCGATAAATATACGGGCATTCCCGACGGGGAGAATATGAGCAACCTGTTTCGCGATGAATACATTATCCGCTTGCCGGAAACCATTCTGTTACGGGCCGAAGCCAAACAGCGGAGCGGGGATAAGGCGGGTGCTGCCAGCGATATCAACCTGCTCAGAACCCGTGCACAATGTAGTTACAAGGTTACGGCAGGAGACATGGACGATAACTTCAATTTAATTCTTGATGAACGGGCGCGGGAGCTGATCTATGAAGAGTGCCGGTGGAACACGTTGTTGAGAATGGGCAAGGCCATTGCTGTTGAGCGGATTAAAAAGTATGCTTACTGGCCGGAGGCACAGGCTACGCTGACATTTAATTTCAACCTTTGGCCCATTCCGCAAAAGGTTATTGAAACCAATAAAGATGCGGTAATAGCACAGAACCCTGATTGGGTGAATAAATAA
- the gltX gene encoding glutamate--tRNA ligase codes for MTTDKKVRVRFAPSPTGGLHLGGVRTVLYNYLFARQHGGDFILRIEDTDQTRFVPGAEEYIFQCLAWAGLEPDESVKHGGAYGPYRQSERKELYRSYAEQLVENGRAYYAFDTPEELEQMRRDFKTEQNPSPQYDHQVRGKMRNSLTLSKEEVARLLKENTRHVIRIRMPENETIGFTDMIRGEVNFNTSLVDDKVLLKADGMPTYHLAVVVDDYLMKITHAFRGEEWLPSAPVHILLWQYLFGLEQMPQWAHFPLILGPSGKLSKRDGAKYGFPVFAMNWTDPKSGELTEGFKEKGFLPEAFINLLAVLGWNDGTEQEVFSLEELIRKFSMDRVHSSGAKFDYEKAKWYNHEWIKKLAPEDLTQRVKEMLIAKELPVTDDGALQQIVEMVKDRTTLLPDFYEQTAYFFQTPENIDIAAIQPKWNEAKQLFFTELIRNYELTDTWEAAVLENSFKEIAAASQLKPGEVMLPLRIMLVGGKFGPHVFDIAAILGKKETMQRIRHTLGLLN; via the coding sequence ATGACAACGGATAAAAAAGTACGGGTACGTTTTGCACCCTCGCCCACGGGCGGTCTGCATCTGGGCGGTGTAAGAACTGTGTTATACAACTATTTGTTTGCCCGTCAGCACGGCGGCGATTTTATTTTACGGATCGAAGATACCGATCAGACCCGCTTTGTGCCGGGTGCAGAGGAATACATTTTTCAATGCCTGGCCTGGGCCGGCCTGGAGCCGGACGAAAGCGTAAAGCACGGCGGTGCGTACGGTCCTTACCGGCAGAGCGAACGCAAAGAGCTTTATCGCAGCTATGCAGAACAGCTGGTGGAAAATGGCAGGGCCTATTATGCATTTGATACGCCTGAAGAGCTGGAACAGATGCGCCGGGATTTTAAAACAGAACAAAACCCTTCCCCGCAATATGATCATCAGGTGCGCGGCAAAATGCGTAATTCGCTGACACTGTCAAAGGAAGAAGTAGCGCGGCTGCTGAAGGAAAATACACGGCATGTGATCCGCATCCGGATGCCGGAGAATGAAACCATCGGTTTTACGGATATGATCCGGGGCGAAGTGAACTTTAATACCTCCCTTGTGGATGATAAGGTACTGCTGAAAGCAGATGGAATGCCGACCTATCACCTGGCGGTAGTGGTGGATGATTATTTAATGAAGATAACGCATGCATTCCGCGGGGAAGAATGGCTGCCCAGTGCGCCGGTGCACATCCTGTTGTGGCAATACCTGTTTGGTCTGGAGCAAATGCCGCAATGGGCACATTTTCCGCTGATCCTGGGGCCCAGCGGAAAACTGAGCAAGCGGGACGGCGCTAAATACGGGTTCCCTGTATTTGCAATGAACTGGACCGACCCCAAGAGCGGCGAGCTGACGGAAGGGTTTAAAGAAAAAGGATTTTTACCTGAAGCATTTATCAACCTGCTGGCAGTGTTGGGATGGAACGATGGTACCGAACAGGAAGTATTTTCGCTGGAAGAACTGATCCGCAAATTTTCAATGGACCGGGTACACAGTTCCGGGGCCAAATTCGACTATGAAAAGGCAAAATGGTACAACCACGAATGGATCAAAAAACTGGCACCGGAGGACCTCACACAACGCGTGAAGGAAATGCTGATTGCAAAAGAACTTCCGGTTACGGATGACGGGGCACTACAGCAGATCGTGGAAATGGTAAAGGACCGTACCACGTTACTACCTGACTTCTACGAGCAGACAGCTTATTTTTTTCAAACGCCTGAAAATATTGATATTGCAGCCATTCAGCCCAAGTGGAATGAGGCCAAGCAATTATTTTTTACAGAGCTGATCCGCAATTATGAACTTACCGATACCTGGGAAGCGGCAGTGCTGGAGAATAGCTTTAAAGAGATCGCTGCAGCCAGTCAGCTCAAGCCCGGAGAAGTGATGTTGCCATTGCGCATCATGCTGGTGGGTGGAAAATTTGGTCCGCATGTGTTTGATATCGCTGCGATCCTGGGGAAAAAGGAAACGATGCAACGCATCCGGCATACATTAGGGTTGTTGAATTAA
- a CDS encoding glycosyl hydrolase, whose product MIRSIFFLSIYLIVGTQILNGQPGGYDLHTTKNLSVDQIKKGFTIPPPEARLRCYWWWLNSMATKASITRDLEEMKKKGYGGASLVDAGSSSYNEARKTAAGPVFMSPQWMELYRHAVKEADRLGIELSVNIQSGWNPGGPFVTPEYALKKMVTADTLISGGRKLSLALPQPPATIMYRDVLVQAIRRPAGNVLLKDAAIADWSLKTFNRSMGGAGIYPLYKFRAGFDTVSGTTPLQQSTIVDLTKYFDGKLLKWEAPPGEWIIIRYGWTNTGVMTSTTSDGWNGLSLDHLNPAAFDLFNRSVISPLITTAKTAGNSVRYLQTDSWEMGVVNWTQDFPAEFRKRRGYDISRFMPVLAGYLVEDQGLTNRFLYDFRKTVGDCILDNHYRLFYKTAHQNGMGIHPESGGPHSAPIDALQVMGINDFPQGEFWAMANTHRVSDAARLIVKQSACVAHTNGKRFVAAEGPTSIGPQWERAPKDLKSNIDRIFCSGVNRIVWHTFTSSPKEYGLPGNEYFAGTHMNPNVTWWQEAGAFLSYLNRASYLLQQGLFTADVLYYYGDDVPNFVFLKEEFPQLPFGYDWDKCSRDVVLNRLSIKDGRILLPDGMQYRLLVLPPEQAISLDVLKKVELLVKQGMTLYAPRPGSATGLTDYPGSDKELRTVADRLWGRIDGVAVTENRYGQGRVIWGKPLPDVLASMQVTPDFSFTAADPGASFDYIHRCLNDADIYFLSNRFEHRQYNDFEYRYLPTAPDRYEQIEASFRVTGKVPQLWDAVTGEVTELAVYREENGRTIVPLHFEPGGSKFIMFKKPDAPHVHITAAEYEGQAIFPGNKMTAKTYPQAQFYRKGQQVIADLYEAGTYTLTWSDGKKTSLDAPGRKELPVDKPWKLKFDPLWGPANALSLDTLRSWTALEDPKAKYYSGKGDYTTAVELPAAALKSSRIFLDLGNVQDLAAITVNGKQLPANWCFPFRADITSLVKAGRNEIKVAVVNLWTNRLIGDSKLPEAARKTRTNVIKFEKDGAETLLRVSGLLGPVVITAVPEITLPQP is encoded by the coding sequence ATGATACGCAGCATTTTTTTCCTAAGTATTTATTTGATCGTCGGAACGCAAATCCTGAACGGACAGCCGGGTGGTTATGATCTGCACACCACTAAAAATCTATCTGTCGATCAGATCAAAAAAGGGTTTACCATACCACCTCCGGAGGCAAGATTACGCTGCTACTGGTGGTGGCTCAACAGCATGGCCACCAAAGCCTCCATTACACGGGACCTGGAGGAGATGAAGAAAAAAGGATATGGAGGCGCCTCCCTGGTGGATGCCGGCAGCTCCAGTTATAACGAAGCGCGCAAGACCGCGGCAGGGCCCGTTTTTATGAGTCCGCAATGGATGGAGCTTTACCGGCATGCTGTAAAGGAAGCCGACCGGTTGGGTATTGAACTGAGTGTGAACATCCAGAGTGGCTGGAATCCCGGCGGGCCATTTGTTACGCCGGAATACGCACTCAAAAAAATGGTTACTGCAGATACCCTGATCAGCGGAGGAAGAAAGCTTTCTTTAGCACTGCCGCAGCCGCCCGCAACAATCATGTACCGGGATGTGCTGGTGCAGGCCATCCGCAGGCCCGCAGGCAATGTTCTTTTGAAAGATGCAGCGATTGCCGACTGGTCATTAAAAACATTCAACCGTTCGATGGGCGGTGCCGGCATCTACCCGCTGTATAAATTCCGGGCGGGCTTTGATACCGTATCCGGAACAACACCTTTGCAGCAAAGCACGATCGTCGACCTGACAAAGTACTTTGATGGAAAGCTGCTCAAATGGGAGGCTCCGCCGGGGGAATGGATCATTATCCGCTATGGCTGGACCAACACGGGCGTAATGACCTCTACCACCAGCGATGGCTGGAACGGATTATCGCTGGATCATCTGAACCCCGCTGCCTTTGACCTGTTCAACCGTTCAGTGATTTCCCCGTTGATCACAACGGCAAAGACTGCCGGAAATAGCGTACGCTATCTTCAGACAGACAGCTGGGAGATGGGCGTGGTTAACTGGACACAGGATTTTCCCGCGGAGTTCCGCAAACGCAGGGGGTACGATATCAGCCGGTTCATGCCGGTGCTGGCGGGTTACCTGGTGGAAGACCAGGGACTGACCAACCGCTTTTTGTACGACTTCAGAAAAACCGTGGGAGACTGCATCCTGGATAATCATTACCGGCTGTTTTACAAAACGGCACATCAGAACGGGATGGGGATACATCCGGAATCCGGTGGTCCGCATTCAGCCCCGATAGACGCATTGCAGGTAATGGGGATCAATGATTTTCCCCAGGGCGAATTCTGGGCTATGGCCAATACGCACCGGGTTTCGGATGCGGCCCGCCTGATCGTAAAACAAAGCGCCTGTGTGGCGCATACCAACGGGAAACGTTTTGTTGCAGCAGAGGGCCCTACCAGCATCGGCCCGCAATGGGAGCGTGCTCCAAAGGATCTGAAAAGTAATATCGACCGTATCTTTTGTTCCGGTGTCAACCGCATCGTGTGGCATACCTTCACCTCATCACCAAAAGAATACGGCCTGCCGGGCAATGAGTATTTTGCCGGCACCCATATGAATCCCAATGTTACCTGGTGGCAGGAAGCGGGCGCTTTTCTATCCTACCTGAACCGCGCCAGCTACCTGCTGCAGCAGGGATTATTTACAGCGGATGTGCTGTATTATTACGGAGATGATGTGCCCAATTTTGTTTTCTTAAAAGAAGAATTTCCACAGCTTCCTTTTGGTTACGACTGGGATAAATGTTCCAGGGATGTAGTGTTAAACCGGCTCAGCATAAAAGACGGCAGGATCCTGCTGCCCGACGGCATGCAATACCGGCTGCTGGTGCTTCCGCCGGAGCAGGCGATCAGTCTGGACGTATTAAAGAAAGTGGAACTGCTGGTAAAACAGGGGATGACCCTGTATGCTCCGCGTCCCGGATCTGCAACGGGTCTTACAGATTATCCCGGAAGCGATAAAGAACTCCGCACTGTTGCAGACCGCCTGTGGGGCAGGATCGACGGAGTAGCTGTAACGGAAAACCGGTACGGACAGGGCCGGGTCATCTGGGGGAAACCCCTTCCCGATGTGCTTGCTTCCATGCAGGTAACGCCGGATTTCAGCTTTACGGCTGCGGATCCGGGGGCTTCCTTCGATTATATCCATCGCTGTTTAAATGATGCTGATATCTATTTCTTATCGAACCGGTTTGAGCACCGGCAGTACAATGATTTTGAATACCGCTATCTTCCAACAGCCCCGGATCGTTATGAACAGATCGAGGCCAGTTTCCGTGTTACCGGAAAGGTTCCGCAACTCTGGGACGCTGTAACGGGTGAGGTGACGGAACTTGCGGTATACCGGGAAGAGAACGGCCGCACCATCGTCCCGCTTCATTTTGAGCCGGGCGGGTCAAAATTCATCATGTTTAAAAAGCCGGATGCACCCCATGTTCATATTACAGCGGCCGAATATGAAGGGCAGGCAATTTTCCCCGGCAATAAAATGACGGCGAAGACGTATCCGCAGGCACAGTTTTACCGGAAGGGCCAGCAAGTCATTGCCGACTTATATGAAGCAGGGACCTATACCCTTACCTGGTCCGATGGAAAGAAGACAAGCCTGGATGCTCCGGGCAGGAAGGAGCTTCCGGTGGATAAGCCCTGGAAACTGAAATTCGATCCTTTATGGGGACCTGCAAATGCTTTATCACTTGATACATTGAGGTCCTGGACCGCGCTGGAAGATCCCAAAGCAAAATACTATTCCGGAAAAGGCGACTATACCACTGCGGTTGAGCTGCCGGCAGCGGCATTAAAGAGTAGCCGGATCTTTCTTGACCTGGGGAATGTTCAGGATCTTGCTGCTATAACCGTTAACGGGAAGCAGCTGCCTGCAAACTGGTGTTTCCCGTTCCGTGCAGACATTACCAGTCTGGTTAAGGCCGGCCGCAATGAAATAAAAGTAGCAGTGGTGAACCTTTGGACGAACCGGCTTATCGGCGACAGCAAACTGCCTGAAGCAGCACGAAAGACCCGGACCAACGTGATCAAATTTGAAAAGGACGGCGCAGAAACACTGCTGCGGGTATCCGGTCTGCTGGGCCCGGTGGTAATAACGGCCGTGCCTGAAATAACACTGCCACAGCCCTGA